tacacatCTGTACCTTGGAGGTGAAGAATTATATCTCCAGTTTTTCTCAAAATGgagttaatacatttttcaatataccaGAAGCTTAAATTGTATAACGGTGAAGAGTTTTATGTCTATTATTACTGATTCCTAAAGTACAATGTTTAGAAAAAGTCGTATTGAGAATTTTCATAGTGCCTTAATCGTGGTCAGATGCAAAGTGTTATTGGCAGTTGTACTATTGAACACGTCagttaaattacattattaaaaactcaataactacttgtattttatatctaaagaAATACACTATTTTCCtgtttttaaactttaaaccttGTTCTGTCAGAATTCATAATAATGGAAATATGCTTCTTTATCTCTAaggtacagatatatatacagacacttttacttcgccagtaaatatttaacaataaagattttttttaatttgacctAACAATCTTGATTAATTATAGTCGTCACAACGTTTTGACCATGGATTGTGGTTCTTCTCAATTGATGTAACTCTATTGATGTTAATGAGCATCCTTTTTTTAAAGTCACTATAAAagaattgcgaaaaatatctaGCTAGGAACCTGGACCTTCTCACAATCTATGACGGATGTCTTTACCAATTAGCATCAATAGTTACATCGATTGAAAAGAACTAAAACCCATAATCGAAACATCCTGATgatcataattaataaaggtAGCCAGTTAGGtcgaattaaagaaatttttactttctgtatatatttttttatacaaagatCGCGCTTTTAGCGATTCATATTTCTTGCATTCATTTTCCTCTCACAGTCAACATACAAAGTCTTAACCGGAGTGCTGTTTCAGTTCTTCGTAGGATGGTGGTTTATAATAGACGCTCATGCTAAATATCCGAATGAGATGGCGAATGCGTACCATGTTTGCGGCGTGTTCGGCACCATATCACTCTTTATGTAAGTAACCATTGATGGTATTATCAGTAATACGCATATATTAGCTAGAGTGTatcataattgaaatatataccgCAGTAAAATCTCTCAATGTGCTATAGTATTGATTTTGAAAAGCAATTCGATATTCTTACAGGGTCAATTCAGTGACAAATGCACAGATAAGAGGAGAGGCTTACAACGGCGGTTGTTTAGGGGCAAGAGGTGCTCGGAGTTGGCTGTTTGTCGGGTTTGTTATGGGATTTGCAGCCGTAATAGCGGCCTGTTGGATCTTGTTTGCTAACTTCGTAGCAGCAGGTATTTATAACACTGTAACATATTCACAGAATTGTAAAGATGTATTATCCGTTATATTCTTTTAcctttatttatcatatttaatatctttctgTAGGCGCACCGCATCATTGGCCAGGGGTAGGATTGTTCCTGCAGAATGTGTTTATTTTCCTGGGTTCGCTCACGTATAAGTTTGGTCGATCTGAGGATCAGTGGGGTTAATAAAATGTGCGGCTGTTGGtggaagattatttttattaccgcATAGTCAAGTCAAGCACCGAGCGAAACTCGACTGAGGAAGCTTGCGACGTCAACGTACCCTGTATCGCGAGCGCGAATTCCAATTCAGATCACAgcaaattattcttattaccTATAAATGTTTCCGTACATACGTGACAATTCTTATTTATGTCCACTGAAATCGTGGAGACAGATAGCAATta
The nucleotide sequence above comes from Temnothorax longispinosus isolate EJ_2023e chromosome 4, Tlon_JGU_v1, whole genome shotgun sequence. Encoded proteins:
- the LOC139812304 gene encoding transmembrane protein 50A; protein product: MSCFENMQVPSCVWFEGGEKRNALISMLAGTLFFVGWWFIIDAHAKYPNEMANAYHVCGVFGTISLFMVNSVTNAQIRGEAYNGGCLGARGARSWLFVGFVMGFAAVIAACWILFANFVAAGAPHHWPGVGLFLQNVFIFLGSLTYKFGRSEDQWG